The DNA segment GAGGCGGCGGCCCTCCTCGGGGTGGTTGGCAAAGCCTACCTCGACCAGAATGGCCGGGATGCGGGCATTGCGAATCACGTAGAACGGGGCCTGGCGCACCCCCCGGTCTACCGCGCCGGTGGCCTGAAGCATGGCCGCCTGTACCAGATGGGCCAGTTGACGGGAGAACTTGAGGTTGGACTGGGCAATCAGATCCCGCACCAGCCGCTCCCCCACGCTCTGAGCCTCGCGGGTCAGGCGGCGGCCCACCTCGCCCCCACCGTTTTCGCGGATCACCTGGGCCAGCAGGCTAGGGTCTATGGTGTGGCCGAAATAGTAGGTCTCGATGCCCTGGGCCGCATTGGGGGCGCTGTTGACGTGAATCGAGATAAAGAGGTTGCGCTTGGAGTTGGCCATCTCGGCCCGCATGCCCAGATCGGTGGCCTTGTCGGGGGAAAGGTGGGTGTCGGTGCTGCGGGTCAGGAGCACCTCGATTCCTTCCTGTTGCAGTAGTTTTTGCAGGCGCAGGGCCAGGTCGAGGGTGACCTCCTTCTCTACCACAAAACCCACCGCGCCGGGGTCTATACCGCCGTGCCCCGCATCAATCACCACAATCTTGGGCTGGGTGCGGGGTTTGGGGGGCTCTGGGCGGGAGGACGCTTGCGGTGGGTTCGGGGCGGGCTGGGTCACGCTCACCACATCCACCACCAGGCGCCGCCGGTTCCCATCGTTCAGCACCGTGGTCTTGACCTCTACATTGGGGCGCAGACGAACAAACACCGTGGCACCCCCCGCCGCAGGCACCACCTGATAAGAGGCGACCTGGGGCGAGCTGACATCGGTATCGCTGGCGCTTGGGGTCACGCCGCTAAAGCGAAGGGTCAGGGTGTCGGGCGTTTGCGAAATCTGGTACTGCGTTTTGGCCTCGAGGTCGAAGACCAATCGGGTGTAGCCTTCGTGCAGGCCCAGCCTGGGGAACGCCAGAGCCGGAGCCAGAATTACGATCAGAAAGGCCAATAACCGCATCTATTTGCGAGTATAGCCGAAAAACCCACGTTCTTTTTGAAGATTTGACCCCGGTCTCCACAGGTTTGCACAGCAATGCCACCTGCGTACACTTCGCCAACGGTTCTTGGCCATCGGCTTCTTTTAGCTTTCAGCCTTCGGCTTTAGGCTTTCCGGTATGTGCCCCGGCTTCTTTTGTGCATCAGGAGTCGGCTTTGTGGCCGTGTTGATGTTTTGCTCATTCGGTTCATCCCGGAGACCCTAGGATGGATGGAATGAAGCGCTGGATGGTTTTGTTTACCCTTCTGTCGTTGGTTGCAGTGGCTTCGCGCTTTGCGGGCTTCGAGGTGAGGCCCAGGGGCAACTCGGAACTGGATGTGGGCACCGGCATCTATACTTTGCCCACCGGCGGCACCATCACCGACAACAAGAGCGGGCTGGTGCTGGAAGCCCGCTACATCCAGTACCGCGACGGCGACTTTATCAAGGCCCAGGGCGCCACCCTCAAGGCCAGGGAGGGCGAGTTTGCCGCTACGAGCCTCGAGTACCTGCAAAAGCCCGATACCCTGCGAATGAACGGGGTGCGCTTTAGCTCCAAAGAGTTCAAGGCCCTCACGGCCCAGCAGGGCTTGCTGCTCAAAGAGGACGTGCTGGTGCTCAAAGGCGAGGTGCGCTCGAGCGACCCGGTGCTCGAGGCCAGTACCCTGGTGGTAGACACCGCCAAAGACCAGGCCCTGGTGCTGGGGGTGTTCACCTATCGGGACGGCGCAAGCACCCTGCGGGGCAACCGCCCCGACAGCAACCTGCTGCTCACCTTTGCCGACGGCAAGGTGCGGGCCAACACCCGCGTGCCTGCCGAGGTCTTGAACCGCCTGCGCCCCTACGCCGATAAACTGTAGGGCGTGTGGATGGGGAGCGAAGGGTACAGGGCTCCGGGCGTGGGGCCCACAACAGGTACAGGAGCAAAGGGCCAGGGGGCAGCAAAACCCCTTCTCCCCTGCGCCCTCTCCCCTTTGCTTTTCCTGACCTTGCTGTTCAGTGGCCTGGCCTGGGCCTCCCCAGCCAGCCCAATCCCCTGTGCGGAGCAGCCCTACACCCTCGAGACCCCCGAGGGGCTGGCGGGTGGGGGGAACCTTGAATTTGATGGCGAGGTGGCCATCTTCAGCGACGGGGCCTGTTTAGAGACCAAAGGTTTGTTGCTGCAGGCCCCCAGCCTGCGCTACGACCAGGCCAGCGGCGAACTGACCGCCCGGCAAATCGAGGTAGAAACCGCTCGCTACCGCTTCTGGGCGGAAGAAAGCCGCATTAAGGGCCAGGTTTTGCAGGCCAGCGGGATTCGGGCCACCACCTGCAAGTGCGGCGACGACCTGCGGCTCCTGTCCGAGACCCTGCGCTTCGATACCCAGAGCGGGGAGATCGTACTGGAGGAAAGTCGGCTCGAGGTCTATGCCTTCGGCCTGGCCCGCTTTAGCGAGCTGCGGCTCAATCCCAACCAGCCCCTTGGCGAGAACCTGGGGCTCACCCCATCGGGCGCCGAAGCCCCCCTGGCCCTGCCGGTTCGCCTCGACTTTGACCAGGGCTTGAATGTGGGCCTGAGTGAGTTTCCCCTGCCCGATGCAGGGGGACGTTCTGGCAAGTTCTCCACCCGAATCACCCTGCTGGGCCTGCGCCTGGGCAGCCCCGACCCCATCCTGCGGCTGGGCCTGGCCGTCCAGGAAAAGAACCGCCGGGCCAGCCTGCAATTCGATAGCAAGCCCAGCGGCGTGGCCAGCCGGGGTGAGGTGGTGGACGGCCCTTTGTT comes from the Meiothermus sp. CFH 77666 genome and includes:
- a CDS encoding N-acetylmuramoyl-L-alanine amidase, whose protein sequence is MRLLAFLIVILAPALAFPRLGLHEGYTRLVFDLEAKTQYQISQTPDTLTLRFSGVTPSASDTDVSSPQVASYQVVPAAGGATVFVRLRPNVEVKTTVLNDGNRRRLVVDVVSVTQPAPNPPQASSRPEPPKPRTQPKIVVIDAGHGGIDPGAVGFVVEKEVTLDLALRLQKLLQQEGIEVLLTRSTDTHLSPDKATDLGMRAEMANSKRNLFISIHVNSAPNAAQGIETYYFGHTIDPSLLAQVIRENGGGEVGRRLTREAQSVGERLVRDLIAQSNLKFSRQLAHLVQAAMLQATGAVDRGVRQAPFYVIRNARIPAILVEVGFANHPEEGRRLQKSEYRQALAEALAKGILRFLNNGG